The Microbacterium sp. LWO12-1.2 genome includes a window with the following:
- a CDS encoding quinone oxidoreductase family protein produces MARAIVYTEIGSPDVLHLSEVPDPIAGDGEVVVRIEAAGVNPIDAKIRGGKRPSPPITEPRPVGFDGAGVIDSIGSDVDDYSVGDRVAIRDTVGTYADLLRVPVANLAPLPDSVTAAEGAGIGIPAGTAYQALRSLAVTADDVLLVHGGSGSVGQAAVQFAVAWGATVIATASPARHDQLRELGAIPVAYGDGLLERVREAAPEDVTVALDCAGTDEAIETSLALVADRDRIATIVRGPDAASFGIRAFSGGSPAPLTAEELAWRAEALPATIALLASGDFTIELGPELPLAEAAQAHELVESGAASGKIVLIP; encoded by the coding sequence ATGGCTCGCGCGATCGTCTACACCGAAATCGGCTCCCCCGACGTTCTGCACCTCAGCGAGGTGCCCGACCCCATCGCCGGTGACGGCGAGGTCGTGGTGCGCATCGAGGCGGCGGGAGTCAACCCGATCGACGCCAAGATCCGGGGCGGCAAGCGCCCCTCACCGCCCATCACCGAGCCCCGTCCGGTCGGCTTCGACGGGGCGGGCGTGATCGACTCGATCGGCTCCGACGTCGACGACTACTCCGTGGGCGATCGCGTCGCGATCCGCGACACCGTCGGCACCTACGCCGACCTGCTCCGCGTCCCGGTCGCGAACCTCGCGCCCCTCCCCGACTCCGTGACCGCGGCTGAGGGCGCCGGCATCGGCATCCCGGCCGGCACCGCGTACCAGGCGCTGCGCTCCCTCGCCGTCACCGCCGATGATGTGCTGCTCGTGCACGGCGGCTCCGGATCCGTCGGTCAGGCAGCCGTGCAGTTCGCGGTCGCATGGGGTGCGACCGTGATCGCGACCGCCAGCCCCGCCCGCCACGATCAGCTGCGCGAACTCGGCGCGATCCCCGTCGCCTACGGTGATGGTCTGCTCGAGCGCGTGCGCGAGGCCGCACCTGAGGACGTCACGGTGGCGCTGGACTGCGCGGGCACGGACGAGGCGATCGAGACCTCGCTGGCACTCGTCGCCGACCGCGACCGCATCGCGACGATCGTGCGGGGGCCGGATGCCGCGTCGTTCGGCATCCGCGCCTTCTCCGGGGGTTCGCCGGCCCCGTTGACCGCAGAGGAGCTCGCGTGGCGTGCCGAGGCGCTCCCGGCGACGATCGCCCTGCTCGCCTCCGGCGACTTCACGATCGAGCTCGGCCCCGAACTGCCTCTCGCCGAAGCGGCGCAGGCCCACGAGCTCGTGGAATCCGGCGCCGCCTCGGGCAAGATCGTGCTGATCCCCTGA
- a CDS encoding alkylhydroperoxidase domain protein — protein MTDAQTALLHQDAPHPHAFTRAEVGWTPHLAPLAEEELTERHYDGLVDAARAKNDYFRLLARDPEVLKARTLVDKDIFYNVAEGLPRADRELAATAASRRNGCVFCASVHSRFAAHYSKRVDEVDALLDEGVDAELGERWNAIVAASVALTDTPGAFGEAEITRLRAVGLDDLAIADVIHGAAFFNWANRLMLSIGRPVAPA, from the coding sequence ATGACCGACGCGCAGACCGCGCTCCTGCACCAGGACGCCCCGCACCCGCACGCCTTCACCCGCGCCGAGGTCGGGTGGACGCCGCACCTGGCTCCGCTCGCCGAGGAGGAGCTGACCGAGCGCCACTACGACGGGCTGGTCGACGCCGCCCGCGCGAAGAACGACTACTTCCGGCTGCTCGCCCGCGATCCCGAGGTGCTGAAGGCGCGCACGCTGGTCGACAAGGACATCTTCTACAACGTGGCCGAGGGGCTTCCGCGCGCCGACCGCGAGCTCGCCGCGACGGCGGCGTCGCGGCGCAACGGTTGCGTGTTCTGCGCCTCGGTGCACTCGCGCTTCGCGGCGCACTACAGCAAGCGGGTCGATGAGGTCGACGCGCTGCTCGACGAGGGAGTGGACGCGGAGCTCGGCGAGCGGTGGAACGCGATCGTCGCGGCCTCGGTCGCGCTCACCGACACCCCCGGCGCGTTCGGCGAGGCGGAGATCACGCGACTGCGTGCGGTGGGGCTCGACGACCTCGCGATCGCCGACGTCATCCACGGCGCCGCGTTCTTCAACTGGGCCAACCGGCTGATGCTGTCGATCGGGCGACCGGTGGCCCCCGCCTGA
- a CDS encoding CMD domain protein: protein MTHDIVDQIAGVTPELDALRRRRPVTREQLQASFDALFQPVSVEHVSQQERELIAAFATSLAGSTDETAAFYADRARRADPVRAGVVLSEAAAAATSGPFGSYTELGLQDENTEGERYAPSDAVTAALGERLAAALAHTHLLVLRPREASGADLGHLLDAGWSADGIVTLSQLVSFLAFQQRVVTGLRVLAATGIAAGIDAEEEAA from the coding sequence ATGACACACGACATCGTCGATCAGATCGCGGGGGTGACGCCAGAGCTGGACGCCCTGCGCCGTCGGCGCCCTGTCACGAGGGAGCAGCTGCAGGCGAGCTTCGACGCCCTCTTCCAGCCGGTCTCGGTGGAGCACGTCTCGCAGCAGGAGCGCGAGCTGATCGCGGCCTTCGCGACGAGCCTCGCCGGGAGCACCGACGAGACAGCCGCGTTCTACGCCGATCGCGCACGGCGGGCAGACCCGGTACGGGCGGGCGTCGTGCTCTCCGAGGCGGCTGCTGCGGCGACGAGCGGACCGTTCGGCTCCTACACCGAGCTCGGCCTGCAGGACGAGAACACCGAGGGCGAGCGATACGCGCCGTCGGATGCGGTCACTGCGGCACTCGGCGAGCGTCTCGCCGCCGCGCTCGCGCACACGCACCTGCTGGTGCTGCGGCCCCGCGAAGCTTCAGGCGCCGACCTCGGGCATCTGCTGGATGCCGGGTGGTCGGCTGACGGGATCGTCACGCTCTCGCAGCTGGTGTCGTTCCTGGCCTTCCAACAGCGCGTGGTCACAGGCCTGCGCGTGCTCGCCGCGACCGGTATCGCTGCGGGAATCGATGCCGAGGAGGAGGCAGCATGA
- a CDS encoding putative FMN-dependent luciferase-like monooxygenase: MSAPSIAFFTRLLDDAAPAERYALATAQIQHAERHGVGRAWVAQHHFHAAEGGLPSPLVFLANVAAQTSRIRLGTGVITLSIEDPVRVAEDATVADLLSGGRLDLGLGSGGTPSSFSPFGEDVRQKAVTYDRKLGVLLDALGGRDIGEGNALYPDASTLDERIWQATFSIPGGHRAGAHGHGLLLSRTQPRAAEALHAPLSALQDPIIDAYLDALPDGIAPRITASRTVFVADDRAEALRYAEIGLRRAAEGFRRQGQTIPGDDSIEELIAALDTHLGTPEQVAESLAADATLERATEVAFQVHSVDAPHEQVLRSIELFADQVAPALGYTVNPTLKEKA, translated from the coding sequence ATGAGTGCACCGTCCATCGCGTTCTTCACGCGACTGCTCGACGATGCCGCGCCCGCAGAGCGCTACGCTCTGGCGACCGCGCAGATCCAGCACGCCGAGCGACACGGCGTCGGCCGTGCCTGGGTCGCGCAGCACCACTTCCATGCCGCTGAGGGTGGTCTTCCCTCTCCGCTGGTGTTCCTCGCGAACGTCGCGGCGCAGACCTCCCGCATCCGTCTGGGCACCGGAGTGATCACGCTGTCGATCGAAGACCCGGTGCGGGTCGCGGAGGACGCGACGGTCGCCGATCTGCTCTCGGGCGGCCGCCTGGATCTCGGTCTCGGCAGCGGCGGCACCCCCTCGTCGTTCTCGCCCTTCGGGGAGGACGTGCGTCAGAAAGCCGTCACCTACGACCGCAAGCTCGGTGTGTTGCTCGATGCGCTGGGAGGCCGCGACATCGGCGAGGGCAACGCCCTCTACCCGGACGCCTCTACGCTCGACGAGCGCATCTGGCAGGCGACGTTCTCGATTCCCGGCGGCCACCGCGCCGGTGCGCACGGCCATGGGCTGCTGCTCTCGCGGACACAGCCGCGTGCGGCCGAGGCACTGCATGCACCGCTCTCGGCGCTGCAGGACCCGATCATCGACGCGTACCTCGATGCCCTGCCCGACGGCATCGCTCCGCGGATCACGGCTTCGCGCACGGTCTTCGTCGCCGACGATCGCGCTGAGGCGCTGCGCTACGCCGAGATCGGACTGCGTCGAGCGGCCGAGGGCTTCCGGCGTCAGGGGCAGACGATCCCCGGCGACGACAGCATCGAGGAGCTGATCGCCGCACTGGACACGCATCTGGGGACGCCGGAGCAGGTCGCCGAGTCGCTCGCCGCTGATGCCACGCTCGAGCGCGCGACCGAGGTGGCTTTCCAGGTGCACTCGGTGGATGCGCCGCACGAACAGGTGCTCCGCTCGATCGAGCTCTTCGCCGATCAGGTCGCCCCGGCCCTCGGCTACACCGTGAACCCCACACTCAAGGAGAAGGCATGA